The following coding sequences are from one Saprospiraceae bacterium window:
- a CDS encoding gliding motility-associated C-terminal domain-containing protein: MKGLITGFLMLIFCLGVDAQTIYTVNSTNDIDDGACDGIHCSLREAIRLSNADNVNSEIHFNIPGPGIHTEIPNGPLPTITAPNLFIKGDTQNGGLLGSYVINLQNRNFGGNSYLKIEASNVTISGIMFQSMAYTSIDDHIIHIEGSSTLTDCFILNCAFIGEFNLGGVSSPSAVLVGNVNGFVFGNNIYGSDYQKTNASQCLSHLHFKPQSNSNIAVISQNIFANEDVAIVTDDGDFLIENNIFNGLDTFGAIFGRTNSKAIVHANGCKTKIRNNFFFGTVDGSIHLISAGNALVENNKFLKSNIAVNMNGGIFSDYTINNNRAYDGDIFVDANITGSKIRIDSNIVERFNKFYETNLFPPISQSSFIANTINCINTKVVNNVNQGAVYPIPPTITAINRDAIYGTALPNHNVVVYTNAKKTCPNAVCQGGTQLGVALSDNAGNWVLNTTYPNRTNISAYQYTANSSAPQLYSEFSQCYTCPGIVQLKLNPFLCSGQTFPFRNKIYDAVNNYDSLVIPGDNLSICDSVIVIKLDFGSGTRSTQNVNFCYNQSTTIGGITIDKNNPVDSFTVTASNGCDSTIVLFGTERGFFQLNRTICSNDFITVGTTRFDINNPQGIVVLANQSVFGCDSTVQVSLTIKDYSESDFVKTICETQTITVGNQTFDKNNLSGKVTLPGQSYTGCDSVVNVNLTLANTKGIKVQSLCKGDSVFIIDRFFSDRNPTGQIMLTSYLGCDSTLDVRIDILPTALGFYRADICRGDTLRFPDHPGQFFTSGRTTGTLRNVNGSVNGCDSLTEVDLTVLPDAIGSFDKKICANDSVDIYGQVYSIQKPRGTQKLPIKSYRNCDTFLTVNLTFNPISTGSFRDTICSSKNIVIGNRTFDINNPSGSILLPSSNSNGCDSTLQVDISFYSPITLSYNKMDLECNFPNTGEFVLNSLTGGSGIYKIKIDNQAAINFTGTFTAQQLSLGIHQIQIQDIEGCDTSFQFQIDGANLGVIRLPNDTTIKEGNSVIIQSVIPFNPSTISWDPTTSLSCDDCANPVATPSNTTTYTLTVTDENGCIFSDVMTITVLLDQSEIYVPTIFSPNGDQLNEKFYPVFKFPLKTRILNFAVFDRWGEQMFAVENLGYNANGDIYGWDGTFRGTKLNPGVYAYYIIYQADNEGKKIKTGDVTLIK, encoded by the coding sequence ATGAAAGGCTTAATTACAGGATTTTTGATGCTCATCTTTTGCCTGGGGGTTGATGCGCAAACGATTTATACTGTCAATTCTACTAATGACATAGATGATGGTGCTTGCGATGGGATTCATTGTAGCCTAAGAGAAGCCATTCGCTTGTCAAATGCAGACAATGTAAATAGTGAAATTCATTTTAACATACCAGGTCCGGGCATTCACACAGAGATACCAAATGGCCCTTTGCCCACGATTACTGCTCCCAATCTATTTATTAAAGGTGATACTCAAAATGGTGGCTTATTAGGCAGTTATGTGATTAACTTGCAAAACAGAAATTTTGGAGGTAATTCCTATTTGAAAATTGAAGCTTCAAATGTAACGATTAGCGGTATAATGTTTCAATCTATGGCCTATACTTCTATAGATGATCATATCATCCATATAGAAGGATCGTCAACCCTTACAGATTGCTTTATCTTAAATTGTGCATTTATAGGGGAGTTTAATTTGGGTGGTGTATCAAGTCCATCTGCTGTTTTAGTAGGAAACGTTAATGGCTTTGTTTTTGGAAATAATATTTATGGATCTGATTATCAAAAGACAAATGCCAGCCAGTGCCTTAGTCATCTACACTTCAAACCACAAAGCAACTCAAATATTGCTGTTATTTCACAAAACATTTTCGCAAATGAAGATGTAGCCATTGTTACTGATGATGGCGATTTTTTAATTGAAAATAACATCTTTAACGGATTAGATACTTTTGGTGCAATATTCGGACGTACAAACAGCAAAGCAATTGTACATGCGAATGGTTGCAAAACAAAAATACGCAATAACTTCTTCTTTGGAACAGTAGATGGAAGTATTCATCTCATCAGCGCGGGAAATGCACTTGTCGAGAATAACAAATTCTTGAAAAGTAATATTGCGGTTAATATGAATGGGGGAATATTTTCAGACTATACTATTAACAATAACCGAGCCTACGATGGTGATATTTTTGTGGATGCCAACATCACAGGCAGCAAGATTAGAATCGACAGCAACATAGTGGAAAGGTTCAACAAATTTTATGAGACAAATCTTTTCCCGCCGATTAGTCAATCTTCATTTATAGCAAATACTATAAATTGTATAAATACAAAAGTCGTCAATAATGTTAATCAAGGAGCTGTGTATCCTATTCCGCCGACGATAACGGCAATAAATAGAGACGCTATCTATGGTACTGCACTGCCTAACCACAATGTCGTGGTTTACACCAATGCAAAAAAAACATGCCCAAATGCTGTCTGTCAGGGAGGAACCCAACTTGGCGTTGCACTGTCAGATAACGCTGGAAACTGGGTGCTCAACACTACATATCCAAATCGCACAAATATTTCTGCATATCAATACACGGCCAACAGTTCTGCGCCACAACTGTATTCAGAATTTTCGCAATGTTATACTTGTCCCGGAATCGTTCAATTAAAATTGAACCCATTTCTATGCTCCGGTCAAACTTTTCCGTTTAGAAATAAAATTTACGATGCAGTCAATAATTATGATAGTCTTGTGATACCAGGAGACAATCTCAGTATCTGTGATTCTGTTATCGTCATAAAACTAGATTTTGGATCCGGAACTCGAAGTACACAAAATGTAAATTTTTGTTATAATCAATCTACAACAATAGGTGGAATAACTATAGACAAAAATAATCCTGTGGATTCATTTACAGTCACTGCTTCCAATGGTTGCGACAGCACAATTGTACTGTTTGGAACAGAAAGAGGTTTTTTTCAACTCAACAGAACGATCTGTTCTAATGACTTCATTACTGTGGGCACTACAAGATTTGACATAAATAATCCTCAAGGAATAGTAGTACTTGCGAACCAATCTGTCTTTGGCTGTGATAGCACGGTGCAGGTCAGTTTAACCATAAAAGATTATTCAGAAAGTGACTTCGTAAAAACAATTTGTGAAACACAGACTATTACAGTTGGTAATCAAACATTTGACAAAAATAACTTGTCCGGAAAAGTTACACTGCCGGGACAAAGTTATACAGGTTGTGATAGCGTAGTAAATGTAAACTTAACTCTTGCAAACACAAAAGGCATTAAAGTTCAATCACTTTGCAAGGGAGACAGTGTTTTCATTATTGATAGATTTTTCAGTGACCGAAATCCTACCGGTCAAATCATGCTCACCTCATACTTAGGCTGTGACAGCACATTAGATGTAAGGATAGATATTCTTCCTACGGCTCTTGGCTTTTACCGAGCTGATATTTGCCGTGGGGATACATTGAGGTTTCCTGATCATCCCGGACAGTTTTTCACATCAGGTAGGACTACCGGCACGTTGCGAAACGTCAATGGATCGGTCAATGGTTGTGATAGCTTAACTGAAGTTGACCTTACTGTGTTACCCGATGCAATTGGAAGTTTTGACAAAAAGATATGTGCCAATGACAGTGTTGATATTTATGGTCAAGTGTATTCAATTCAAAAACCTCGTGGCACTCAAAAACTTCCGATCAAATCCTACAGAAACTGCGATACGTTTCTTACTGTAAATCTTACTTTTAATCCAATAAGCACAGGATCATTCAGAGATACAATATGTAGTTCAAAAAACATCGTCATTGGAAATCGAACTTTCGACATAAACAATCCTAGTGGATCTATATTGTTGCCAAGCTCAAATTCGAATGGATGTGACAGTACACTTCAAGTCGACATTTCATTTTATTCACCTATTACACTTTCTTATAATAAAATGGATTTAGAATGTAATTTTCCTAATACAGGAGAGTTTGTATTAAACTCACTGACAGGAGGGTCTGGTATTTATAAAATAAAAATAGATAATCAGGCAGCTATAAACTTTACAGGTACATTTACAGCGCAACAATTATCCCTTGGAATACATCAAATCCAAATACAAGACATCGAGGGCTGCGACACCAGTTTTCAGTTTCAAATAGATGGAGCAAATCTAGGAGTAATTCGCTTGCCAAATGATACAACTATCAAAGAAGGCAACTCAGTTATCATACAGTCTGTTATTCCTTTTAATCCATCAACTATAAGTTGGGATCCTACTACAAGTTTGTCATGTGACGATTGTGCGAATCCAGTTGCGACACCAAGTAACACTACGACGTATACTCTTACTGTCACTGACGAAAATGGATGCATATTTTCTGATGTGATGACAATTACCGTTTTACTGGATCAATCTGAAATATATGTACCCACTATTTTTTCCCCTAATGGTGACCAACTAAACGAAAAATTTTATCCTGTATTTAAGTTCCCACTAAAGACCAGAATTTTAAATTTCGCTGTATTTGACAGATGGGGTGAGCAAATGTTTGCAGTTGAAAATCTGGGATATAATGCAAATGGTGATATTTATGGTTGGGATGGTACGTTCCGCGGCACAAAACTAAATCCGGGTGTATATGCTTATTATATCATTTATCAAGCTGATAATGAAGGAAAGAAAATAAAAACCGGAGACGTCACTTTGATTAAGTAA
- the lipA gene encoding lipoyl synthase codes for MLDLPIVNQTQDTRAKKPEWLRVKLPIGENYRHVRALVDQYKLHTICQSGNCPNMGECWGAGTATFMILGNICTRSCGFCAVKTGRPNEYDEDEPKRVAQAIRLMQVKHAVITSVNRDELADKGAEIWYQTVREIKTSSPATTIETLIPDVKAQWSALVRMIEAGQEVVSHNMETVEELYRMVRPQAKYNRSLEQIKRTKEFGKRTKSGIMLGIGETKDQVYKAMDDLAEHRCDVLTLGQYLQPTKNHLPVIEFIHPDLFLHYKEEGLKRGIQLVESGPLVRSSYHAERHL; via the coding sequence ATGTTAGATCTTCCTATTGTCAATCAAACTCAAGATACCAGGGCCAAAAAGCCTGAATGGTTGCGTGTAAAGTTACCAATAGGTGAAAACTATCGGCATGTCAGAGCTTTGGTTGACCAATATAAACTACATACGATTTGCCAAAGTGGCAATTGTCCAAATATGGGAGAATGCTGGGGGGCCGGAACTGCCACCTTTATGATACTTGGTAACATATGTACAAGATCTTGTGGGTTTTGTGCAGTAAAAACAGGCAGACCCAATGAATACGATGAAGATGAACCGAAACGGGTAGCTCAAGCCATTCGCTTGATGCAGGTAAAACATGCAGTGATCACTTCAGTCAATCGAGATGAGCTTGCTGACAAGGGAGCTGAAATCTGGTATCAAACTGTAAGAGAAATCAAAACTTCATCACCTGCGACAACGATTGAAACGCTCATTCCTGATGTAAAAGCTCAATGGTCTGCTTTGGTCCGGATGATAGAAGCCGGGCAAGAGGTTGTATCCCACAATATGGAAACTGTAGAGGAGCTATATCGCATGGTCAGACCCCAAGCCAAATACAATAGAAGTCTAGAACAAATCAAAAGAACCAAAGAGTTTGGCAAGCGCACAAAATCTGGTATTATGCTTGGTATCGGTGAAACCAAAGACCAAGTTTATAAAGCTATGGATGATCTGGCTGAGCATAGATGCGATGTGCTGACTTTGGGCCAATATCTTCAACCAACAAAAAATCATCTTCCGGTTATTGAGTTTATCCATCCGGATCTTTTTCTACACTACAAGGAAGAAGGCCTCAAGAGAGGAATCCAATTGGTGGAAAGTGGGCCTCTGGTAAGGTCAAGCTACCATGCTGAAAGGCATTTATAA
- a CDS encoding polysaccharide deacetylase family protein encodes MDLFLKFMPKVIIITDKANSSRLKFVVGFIESCFDELVFEFAEKTSDNNINEVFVVYHNNLDHFPSQSIVWNQTKVLDLTPERWPLPSLQQVGDSQILRFGGGQFDLPAAVFWMLARVEEYTSIIKDQHGRFLWSNSLLSREWKPVKPLVDEWVDEWANAMALKFGFKLSRKPEQKSWSVGIDIDNAWKYRGKASWKIFAGFFRDFLILRMKKWVQRLFYLTGSSKDPYDVYSDIKQWNFEYNRLIYFVLAGKTNKYDGPVYSTLEQFDTLIKTLSEQHLVGVHPSYDYLESNELLKAQINKLASITRSKIISNRFHYLRLKLPDSYRFLEGAGIERDYSMGFADQIGFRTGTCRIHKWYDVRQERVSELWIIPFCLMDRTLKDYLKLDPGEAIDTATLAFEQVKKFKGHAHIIWHNSSFDWAEDWNGWEYVFREIMVKMQMIFEESRS; translated from the coding sequence ATGGACTTATTTTTGAAGTTTATGCCTAAAGTCATCATTATAACAGATAAAGCCAACAGCTCCAGACTGAAGTTTGTAGTCGGTTTTATTGAATCCTGCTTTGATGAGCTAGTTTTTGAATTTGCTGAGAAGACTTCGGATAACAATATCAATGAGGTCTTCGTAGTTTATCATAATAATCTTGATCATTTCCCTTCACAATCCATTGTTTGGAATCAAACCAAAGTTTTGGACTTAACTCCGGAAAGATGGCCCCTCCCTTCTTTACAGCAGGTAGGAGATTCACAAATCTTAAGATTCGGTGGCGGGCAGTTTGATTTACCTGCAGCGGTATTTTGGATGCTAGCAAGGGTAGAAGAATATACTTCAATTATAAAAGATCAACATGGTAGATTTCTATGGTCAAATTCCTTACTAAGTCGGGAATGGAAGCCTGTTAAACCTCTTGTGGATGAATGGGTGGATGAATGGGCAAATGCGATGGCCTTAAAATTTGGATTTAAATTGTCCAGAAAACCCGAACAGAAATCTTGGTCTGTGGGTATTGATATCGACAATGCATGGAAATACAGAGGAAAAGCTTCCTGGAAAATATTTGCTGGTTTTTTTCGTGATTTTCTGATTCTCAGGATGAAGAAATGGGTTCAAAGATTGTTTTACCTGACAGGAAGTTCAAAAGATCCTTACGATGTATATTCAGACATAAAGCAGTGGAACTTTGAGTATAATCGGCTAATTTATTTTGTGCTGGCGGGAAAAACAAACAAGTACGACGGACCTGTGTACAGTACATTGGAACAGTTTGATACTTTAATCAAAACCCTTTCAGAACAACACTTGGTCGGTGTCCATCCATCATACGACTATCTGGAATCAAATGAGCTGTTAAAAGCACAAATCAACAAATTGGCATCTATAACCAGGTCTAAAATTATCTCAAATAGGTTCCATTATTTGCGACTTAAACTGCCCGATTCCTACAGGTTTTTAGAGGGAGCTGGAATAGAGCGAGACTATTCTATGGGATTTGCGGATCAAATTGGTTTTCGTACAGGAACTTGCAGGATTCACAAGTGGTATGATGTAAGACAGGAAAGGGTATCAGAGCTTTGGATTATACCTTTTTGTTTGATGGATCGGACCTTGAAAGATTATTTAAAATTGGATCCGGGAGAGGCGATTGATACTGCGACATTGGCCTTTGAACAGGTAAAAAAATTTAAAGGTCACGCTCACATAATTTGGCACAATAGTTCATTTGACTGGGCTGAAGATTGGAATGGGTGGGAGTATGTATTTAGAGAAATTATGGTAAAAATGCAAATGATATTTGAAGAGTCTAGGTCTTGA
- a CDS encoding YceI family protein gives MKTISLLFFGLFLIAQIKLDAQATKFYSKNTNIVFDATTKTSPEKISGSTAKAATIVDLAAKKIDVSMLVKTFHFDKALMEEHFNENYMESDKFPKGVFKGTFETGSGFDINKEGVTEVKVKGDLTIHGISKNITAPAKLTIKSGKIVKAECSFNISLDDYGIKIPSLVNDKVNKTVSLQIKTDLEPLVK, from the coding sequence ATGAAAACCATTTCGCTTTTATTTTTTGGCCTTTTCTTGATTGCTCAGATTAAATTGGATGCTCAGGCCACCAAGTTTTATTCTAAGAATACAAATATTGTTTTCGACGCAACTACCAAAACTTCTCCTGAAAAAATTTCCGGTAGTACAGCAAAAGCAGCTACCATTGTTGATCTAGCTGCCAAGAAAATAGATGTGTCCATGTTGGTAAAAACCTTCCATTTTGACAAAGCATTAATGGAGGAACATTTTAATGAAAATTATATGGAGTCCGATAAGTTTCCTAAGGGTGTTTTTAAAGGTACTTTTGAAACTGGAAGTGGATTCGATATCAACAAAGAAGGTGTAACAGAAGTAAAAGTCAAAGGGGATCTCACAATTCATGGTATTAGTAAAAATATTACAGCTCCTGCTAAACTTACAATCAAGTCAGGAAAGATCGTAAAAGCGGAATGTTCATTTAACATTTCGCTGGACGATTACGGAATTAAAATTCCAAGCCTTGTAAATGATAAAGTCAACAAAACAGTTTCACTTCAAATCAAAACTGATTTAGAGCCGTTAGTCAAATAA
- a CDS encoding Rieske 2Fe-2S domain-containing protein yields the protein MTRKDFLQRIGIGAAFVLTTSCFQSCAKEVIGPIDFTLDLDLPANAKLKTNGEYLVTNSCVVAKTINGDYVAATVICSHEQRKEVLYDSSGDQFYCTAHGAQFDLAGNGLNSNGRKGLTIYKTTLSTDGRYLRVYSV from the coding sequence ATGACAAGAAAAGATTTTCTCCAAAGAATTGGGATAGGTGCAGCATTTGTGCTGACAACAAGTTGTTTTCAATCCTGTGCAAAGGAAGTGATTGGCCCAATAGATTTTACTCTTGATCTGGACCTTCCGGCAAATGCAAAACTGAAAACAAACGGTGAGTATTTAGTGACGAACAGTTGTGTAGTGGCAAAAACCATCAATGGTGATTACGTTGCAGCGACGGTGATATGTTCGCATGAACAAAGAAAGGAAGTTTTGTATGATTCAAGTGGAGACCAGTTTTATTGCACTGCACATGGAGCGCAATTTGATCTTGCAGGCAATGGATTAAATAGCAATGGTCGTAAAGGTTTGACCATCTATAAAACTACACTCAGTACAGATGGTAGATACCTTCGCGTATATAGTGTATAA
- a CDS encoding gliding motility-associated C-terminal domain-containing protein encodes MTPTCLQACLICDINGFTGKTGDGGVGQLPIDFCTTVKHNAQWIAFMAGSTNLTLKFSVFKCRTGAGLEIGIFESSDCKNFTKISNCDGDVAENTSTILKMTKPLVIGQYYYVVMDGNMDDVCSYKIDVLDGTTAVWPLDQSGPILGPDTICNSDVVKYTTTPVIGGIFYKWTLDGKPLANALSVNVQPKADFTLCVQASNVCDTAAVTCKNVILLQGDSIHLDRQICTGDCMQVGDSIFCTSGKYKVNLKNNVGCDSIIDLNLRLIPESKSTLQFDVCEGDSLLVGNQFYSAAGIYTQKYLSSQLCDSTVYIEISAISKSFGSNELTLCEGDTNWVNGIPYNSVGTFSQKLKSYKNCDSILTVNVKMIPDSRAEANYTLCEGDTLWVNQSAYFKAGDYVDNLISYQNCDSIVIVHIKTILCNIPAVVDVNHIKCFNDQNGSVIIKIDLGNAPFVYMLSTFPGNLLIQQGIIQNLNDSVVINKLPAGMYQINIKDSYGNEKVIYTEVKQPLPLQVQSKISGDSVYQIRCNGDANAFIEVNANGGTPNYKYVWNNGWNSNRISNLDIGSYTVKVQDQNQCELILDFSIKQPEPIQFQTALNNPDCYNESSGTISLSSISGGIPQYQFSIDGRTYSDKVKFDSLSDGKYTVYVRDSIGCLSTKRIDLIAPEKNNLSGKEYYEIGLGDSVLLDLYYSGQLKNLNWTPPDWLSCADCPYPIAKPLKDSKYTLNTTSKDGCPDSLIVFIKVITNRGVWAPNVFSPNGDLVNDYFTLVGSNEVKSIKKLEVYSRWGELIYSGKELIPNVYGQGWDGTFRGEKLNPAVFVWRAEVVFLDDVSLEFSGEVTLLK; translated from the coding sequence ATGACTCCAACTTGTTTACAGGCATGTCTTATCTGCGATATTAACGGCTTTACAGGCAAAACGGGAGACGGCGGAGTAGGACAATTACCAATCGATTTTTGTACTACTGTAAAACACAATGCCCAGTGGATTGCATTTATGGCAGGTTCTACAAATTTGACTTTGAAATTTTCAGTATTTAAATGTAGGACCGGTGCAGGTCTTGAAATTGGAATATTTGAGAGTTCTGATTGCAAAAATTTTACAAAAATTTCAAATTGTGATGGAGACGTGGCTGAAAACACAAGTACCATTTTGAAAATGACAAAACCTCTGGTCATCGGGCAATATTATTATGTTGTCATGGATGGGAACATGGATGATGTCTGTAGCTACAAAATAGATGTTTTGGATGGGACAACTGCGGTATGGCCGCTCGATCAAAGTGGACCTATTCTGGGCCCTGATACAATTTGTAATTCCGATGTTGTAAAGTACACTACTACGCCTGTGATAGGTGGTATTTTTTATAAATGGACCCTTGATGGTAAACCTTTGGCTAATGCACTATCCGTTAATGTCCAACCAAAAGCTGATTTTACACTTTGTGTACAAGCATCCAATGTTTGTGATACAGCAGCTGTGACATGCAAGAATGTAATTTTGCTTCAGGGTGACTCAATACATCTGGACAGACAAATTTGCACAGGAGATTGTATGCAAGTTGGGGATTCGATATTTTGTACCAGTGGAAAGTATAAAGTAAATTTGAAGAACAATGTAGGTTGTGACAGCATCATTGATCTTAATTTAAGATTGATTCCGGAATCCAAATCTACACTTCAATTTGATGTTTGCGAAGGAGACAGTTTGCTTGTGGGCAATCAGTTTTATAGTGCTGCTGGTATCTATACACAAAAGTATCTTTCCAGCCAATTATGTGATAGTACAGTTTATATTGAAATTTCTGCAATTTCCAAATCTTTTGGCTCAAATGAACTCACCCTGTGTGAGGGAGATACTAATTGGGTGAATGGTATTCCATATAATTCTGTAGGAACTTTCAGCCAAAAATTGAAATCATATAAAAATTGTGATAGTATATTGACGGTCAATGTGAAGATGATTCCTGACTCTCGAGCTGAAGCAAATTATACACTCTGTGAAGGGGATACATTGTGGGTCAATCAATCTGCATATTTTAAAGCTGGCGATTATGTTGACAACTTAATAAGTTATCAAAATTGTGATAGTATTGTAATTGTTCACATCAAAACCATTTTATGTAATATTCCTGCGGTGGTGGATGTGAATCATATCAAATGTTTTAATGATCAGAACGGATCAGTAATTATTAAAATTGACTTGGGGAATGCGCCATTCGTTTACATGCTAAGCACTTTTCCGGGAAATTTGTTAATACAACAAGGAATTATCCAAAATTTAAACGATTCTGTTGTAATCAATAAATTGCCGGCAGGAATGTATCAAATTAATATTAAAGATAGCTATGGCAATGAGAAAGTCATTTATACTGAAGTAAAACAGCCATTACCACTTCAGGTCCAATCCAAAATATCCGGTGATAGCGTTTATCAAATCCGTTGTAATGGAGATGCAAATGCTTTTATAGAAGTGAATGCAAATGGTGGTACTCCGAATTATAAATACGTTTGGAACAATGGATGGAATTCAAATAGAATTTCAAATCTTGACATTGGAAGTTATACTGTAAAAGTGCAAGATCAGAATCAATGTGAATTGATTCTTGATTTTAGCATAAAGCAACCCGAACCAATACAATTTCAAACAGCATTAAACAATCCGGATTGTTATAATGAATCATCTGGAACCATCAGCTTAAGTTCAATTTCTGGTGGTATCCCGCAATATCAATTTTCAATTGATGGCCGGACTTATAGTGACAAGGTTAAATTTGACTCCCTGTCCGATGGGAAATATACCGTTTATGTCCGCGATAGTATTGGATGTTTAAGCACTAAACGAATTGATTTAATTGCTCCGGAGAAGAATAATTTATCAGGAAAAGAATATTATGAAATTGGTTTAGGTGATTCTGTACTATTGGACCTCTATTATTCAGGTCAATTGAAGAACCTCAATTGGACTCCACCTGATTGGCTTTCCTGTGCCGACTGTCCTTATCCTATTGCTAAACCTTTAAAAGATTCCAAATACACCTTAAATACCACAAGTAAAGATGGTTGTCCGGATTCCCTAATAGTTTTTATCAAAGTTATAACAAATAGAGGCGTATGGGCACCAAATGTCTTTAGTCCAAATGGGGATCTTGTCAATGATTATTTTACTTTGGTCGGAAGTAATGAAGTAAAATCAATTAAAAAACTTGAAGTTTATTCCAGGTGGGGTGAATTAATTTATTCCGGAAAAGAGCTGATTCCAAATGTCTATGGACAAGGTTGGGATGGGACATTCCGGGGTGAGAAATTAAATCCTGCTGTGTTTGTATGGCGGGCTGAGGTTGTTTTTTTGGATGACGTCAGTTTGGAATTTTCTGGCGAAGTGACTTTACTCAAATAA